The Bufo gargarizans isolate SCDJY-AF-19 unplaced genomic scaffold, ASM1485885v1 original_scaffold_2145_pilon, whole genome shotgun sequence genomic interval aggacttcacagtacagatctgtCATATAATCCCCCTGTTCATGAGGAATCttctgaccaatcacagattgcTACCACAAGTGCTGGTCAGAAAGGGGGTGAAAGGTTTCAAGAGATCACAAAAAAATCAAGTCTTTCTACAGACCGAAGAATTCGCACAcgggagaagccgtattcatgtccaaaatgtgggaaatattttgcATATAAATCAGAGCTTGTTCGGCATGagaaaagtcacacaggagagaagccgtattcatgttcagaatgtgggaaatgttttacagttaGACAAACTCTTGTTAAACATGTGCTACGTCATAGAGGAGAGAAGCCGCAttcatgttcggaatgtgggagatgttttagTGAGATCTCAAGTCTTGTTAAACATAAGAgaattcatacaggagagaaaccgtattcatgttcagaatgtgggaaatgttttgcacagAATTCAGCTCTTCATGCACATCAgagacgtcacacaggagagaaaccgtattcatgttcagaatgtgggaaatgttttagtgagATCTCAAAACTTATTATACATAAGAgaattcatacaggagagaaaccgtattcatgttcagaatgtgggaaatgtttcacacAGAAATCAGGTCTTAAtgcacatcagagaagtcacacaggagagaaacggtattcatgttcagaatgtgggaaatgtttcacacAGAAATCAGGTCTTAATGCACATCagaaatgtcacacaggagagaagccgtattcatgttcagaatgtgggaaatgttttacatatAAATCAAAGCTTTTTATACATAAGAAAAGTCACACAGAAAAGAAgccttattcatgttcagaatgtgggaaatgttttagtgagATCTCaagtcttgttacacatgagagaagtcacacagagaaaccatattcatgttcagagtgtgggaaatgttttacacacagACAAAGTCTTATTACACATGCgagacgtcacacaggagagaaaccatattcatgttcagaatgtgggaaatgttttgcacagAAATCGGTTCTTAATGCACATCAgagacgtcacacaggagagaaacgatattcatgttcagaatgtgggaaatgttttacacacagACAAAGTTTTGTTGCACATGCGCTAGAATACACAGGAGAGAAGTCAAATTCATTTAAATGTTTTAAAAAGAAACGCGATCTTATTAGAAATGTGAAAATTCATACAGGAAAGAAgcaatattcatgttcagaatgtgagcaaTGTTTTACGCAAAAATCAGATCTTGATAGTCATAAGAGAAGTCACAGAAGAGTAAGGATACGGTCACAATTCCAGAATTTAGACTTTGATTTTGATTCCAATTAAAGAATGATGTTATTTGATAACAAATAAAATAACACCATGAAATACCCACAgtaaccccatgttgcccattatgtgaAGAGGTACTTGATGAGGCACttactattaaccacttcagcccccctagcttaaacacccttaatgaccagaccactttttacacttcggcactacactactttcaccgtttatcgctcggtcatgcaacttaccacccaaattaattttacctccttttcttctcactaatagagctttcatttggtggtatttcattgctgctgacatttttactttttttgttattaatcgaaatttaatgaaatttttgcaaaaaaattacatttttcaccttcagttgtaaattttttttaaaaaacgacatctatatatacatttttcactaaatttattgttctacatgtctttgattaaaaaaatgtttgggtaaagaaaaaatggtttgggtaaaagttatagcgtttacaaactatggtacaaaaatgtgaatttctgctttttgaagcagctctgactttctgagcacctgtcatgtttcctgaggttctacaatgcccaggcagtagaaaacccccacaaataaccccatttcggaaagtagacaccctaaggtattcgctgatgagcatagtgagttcatagaactttttattttttgtcacaagttagtggaaaatgatgatttttttcttttttttttcttacaaagtctcatattccactaacttgtgacaaaaaataaaatcttccatgaactcactatgcccatcatgaaataccttggggtgtcttctttccaaaatggggtcacttgtggggtagttatactgccctggcattttaggggccccaatgcgtgataagtagtttgaaatcaaaatctgtaaaaaatgccctgtgaaatccaaaaggtgctctttggaatgtgggcccatttgcccacctaggctgcaaaaaagtgtcacacatgtggtatcgccgtactcaggagaagttggggaatgtgttttggggtgtctttttacatatacccatgctgggtgagagaaatatctcggcaaaagacaacttttccctttttttttttttatacaaatttggcatttgaccaagatatttatctcacccagcatgggtatatgtaaaatgacaccccaaaacacattccccaacttctcccgagtacggcgataccacgtgtgacacttttttgcagcctaggtgggcaaatgggccaacattccaaagagaacctttcggatttcacagggcattttttaggagggcatttttagacatttggatcccagactcaCGCTTTaggccccctaaaatgccagggcagtatgaatattccacatgtgaccccattttggaaagaagactccccaaggtattcaatgaggggcatgacgagttcatagaattttttttttttggcacaagttagcggaaattgattttgttttttctcacaaagtctccctttttcgctaacttgggacaaaaatttcaatctttcatggactcaatatgcccctcagcgaataccttggggtgtcttctttccaaaatggggtcatttgtggggtgtttgtactgtcctggcatttgagggtctccgcaatcattacatgtatggccagcattaggagtttctgctattctccttatattgcgcATACAGGTAATGGGCtggaagaaaaaatgaacggcacagatttcttcattcgcatcgatcaatgtggatgaaaaaatctctgccaaaaaaaaaaagggaggggaaaggcatctgccaggacataggagctccgcccaacatccatacccacttagctcgtatgccctggcaaacccgattttctccaataaatcattgccaggattttatttattttttttatatacaaagtgtttgccaaagcatatgaacaccgccgcctcctcagctcgtatgccttggcaaacgtatcttttactgcagaggagaaatctcgtcttgcagcgccgcatacaccgacttgtgtgtaatctgacagcagcgcaatgcttctgtcagaatgcacatcagtgctgcagctggtcgatcggttggtccacctggaaggtaaaaaaaacaaaagaaaaaagaaaaaaccaggccgcagcgcaataaatttattaactttataataacatttgaaaagaacatataaactttatttaactttttgaacagaacattaacttttttgcttactggtgattattttttttttttaccttcataggacaaacctctccttccccatgggacaatgtgcaaagcgcaaatcgcccagagatgtggcgaagtacattatgcactttgtcccaggtgaaaggagaggtttgcagcagctctgtgtgaatgggccctaatagccctgtgtgcctgtcctgtgagatgcaatccctatgctaagtgtacctgtgtgtggtacttccggaaacactccccaaagcatagggcagggtggtcagggcagtcaggacagaaatagcatgtgtcacgccttattccactcctgctacagacacaacatctttttcggggtgacggtcggtttgaggtactggcaacgacactggggaaatgttgctcgtgtagacggctcactacactggtggttggggccacagaacctcctggatacaggaggttctcgatgatctcttcctgaaatttgaggaaggatcttgttctcccagccttactgtagagaacaaaactattatatacagccaattaaatcaaatatacagacaccttcttataccagcgtctggttctgcgggaaagtaaataaggagccaacatctggtcattgaagtccacccctcccatgagcgaattatagtcgtggacacagaggggcttttcaatgacactggttgctcgttcaatttggattgtcgtgtctgcgtgaatggaggagagcatgtaaacgtcacgcttgtctctccatttcaccgcgagcagttcatggttacacaaggcagccctctccccccttgcaagacgggtggtaacgagccattgggggaagccccggcgactaggtcgtgtggtgccacagcagctaatctgttctagaaacaaatgcctgacgaggggcacacttgtgtagaaattgtccacataaagatggtaccccttgccaaataagggtgacaccaagtcccagactgtcttcccactgctccccaggtaatcagggcaaccaaccgtctccagggtctgatctttaccctcatagatccgaaatttgtgggtataacctgtggccctttcacagagcttagacaatttgaccccataccgggcgcgcttgcttgggatgtattgtttgaagccaaggcgcccagtaaaatgtataaggggctcgtctacgcagatgttttgctcaggggtatacaaatctgcaaatttgttgttgaagtggtgtatgaggggccgaattttgtggagccggtcaaaagctgggtggcctctgggacgggaggcggtgttgtcgctaaagtgcaggaaacgcaggatgacctcaaatcgtgtcctggacatggcagcagagaacatgggcatgtgatgaattggattcgtggaccaatatgaccgcaattcatgctttttttgttaggcccatgttgaggagaaggcccagaaaagttttaatttcggaaacttggacgggtttccaccggaaagactgggcataaaagcttcccgggttggcggctataaattgagtggcataccgatttgtttctgccacaactaagtccaacagctccgcagtcaagaacagctaaaaaaatcccagtgccgaaccgatctgagctgtctcaacccgaactccagactgggcggtgaaagggggaactactggtgcggctgaagttgggggctgccaatcagggtttgccaacacctcagggactctaggggctctacgtgcctgtctgtgcggtggctgcgacggggaaactactgcatgtgccatcgtaccagcttcaactgcccttctggtgctcgccacttcaccatgttgtacggcagtgctggtactatttCCAGgatgggctgggctgctggtgtatgcctcaccacgtaatctgacagtgccagccccactctgctgcccttgaagtggatcctgcgcaac includes:
- the LOC122924019 gene encoding zinc finger protein OZF-like isoform X2, with translation MMEEHQPLISQAENSHKNSEGNFMLSLNYNVEDEDNMQCSSGENLNVHPGLHSTDLSYNPPVHEESSDQSQIATTSAGQKGGERFQEITKKSSLSTDRRIRTREKPYSCPKCGKYFAYKSELVRHEKSHTGEKPYSCSECGKCFTVRQTLVKHVLRHRGEKPHSCSECGRCFSEISSLVKHKRIHTGEKPYSCSECGKCFAQNSALHAHQRRHTGEKPYSCSECGKCFSEISKLIIHKRIHTGEKPYSCSECGKCFTQKSGLNAHQRSHTGEKRYSCSECGKCFTQKSGLNAHQKCHTGEKPYSCSECGKCFTYKSKLFIHKKSHTEKKPYSCSECGKCFSEISSLVTHERSHTEKPYSCSECGKCFTHRQSLITHARRHTGEKPYSCSECGKCFAQKSVLNAHQRRHTGEKRYSCSECGKCFTHRQSFVAHALDYTGEKSNSFKCFKKKRDLIRNVKIHTGKKQYSCSECEQCFTQKSDLDSHERSHRRVRIRSQFQNLDFDFDSN
- the LOC122924019 gene encoding zinc finger protein OZF-like isoform X1, which translates into the protein MMEEHQPLISQAENSHKNSEGNFMLSLNYNVEDEDNMQCSSGENLNVHPGLHSTDLSYNPPVHEESSDQSQIATTSAGQKGGERFQEITKKSSLSTDRRIRTREKPYSCPKCGKYFAYKSELVRHEKSHTGEKPYSCSECGKCFTVRQTLVKHVLRHRGEKPHSCSECGRCFSEISSLVKHKRIHTGEKPYSCSECGKCFAQNSALHAHQRRHTGEKPYSCSECGKCFSEISKLIIHKRIHTGEKPYSCSECGKCFTQKSGLNAHQRSHTGEKRYSCSECGKCFTQKSGLNAHQKCHTGEKPYSCSECGKCFTYKSKLFIHKKSHTEKKPYSCSECGKCFSEISSLVTHERSHTEKPYSCSECGKCFTHRQSLITHARRHTGEKPYSCSECGKCFAQKSVLNAHQRRHTGEKRYSCSECGKCFTHRQSFVAHALEYTGEKSNSFKCFKKKRDLIRNVKIHTGKKQYSCSECEQCFTQKSDLDSHKRSHRRVRIRSQFQNLDFDFDSN
- the LOC122924019 gene encoding zinc finger protein OZF-like isoform X3 produces the protein MMEEHQPLISQENSHKNSEGNFMLSLNYNVEDEDNMQCSSGENLNVHPGLHSTDLSYNPPVHEESSDQSQIATTSAGQKGGERFQEITKKSSLSTDRRIRTREKPYSCPKCGKYFAYKSELVRHEKSHTGEKPYSCSECGKCFTVRQTLVKHVLRHRGEKPHSCSECGRCFSEISSLVKHKRIHTGEKPYSCSECGKCFAQNSALHAHQRRHTGEKPYSCSECGKCFSEISKLIIHKRIHTGEKPYSCSECGKCFTQKSGLNAHQRSHTGEKRYSCSECGKCFTQKSGLNAHQKCHTGEKPYSCSECGKCFTYKSKLFIHKKSHTEKKPYSCSECGKCFSEISSLVTHERSHTEKPYSCSECGKCFTHRQSLITHARRHTGEKPYSCSECGKCFAQKSVLNAHQRRHTGEKRYSCSECGKCFTHRQSFVAHALEYTGEKSNSFKCFKKKRDLIRNVKIHTGKKQYSCSECEQCFTQKSDLDSHKRSHRRVRIRSQFQNLDFDFDSN